The Streptomyces sp. NBC_00659 genomic interval CCACGTTGAGTGCTGCCATGACGGCAGGGTACCGCTGAGGTACCCCGAGCTCAATCATCCCAGGTCAGGGTCTGTGTGTTCGGTACCTTCAGAGGTACCCGGCCGGGACCTGCCCGGCCGGGACCTGCCCGGCCGGGACCTGTTCGGGTGGGCCCGTGACCGGCTTCGGAGGGCCGGTCACGCCGACGCCGACCTCATCGCCCTCGAGGTCGGCCGGTACCCGGTTCGACGGGGCGTCCGCGTCGTTCACCGGACGGCCCGGGCACTCCGGGGCGGGAGTCGTGCCGGTGCCGGGCCGCAGGTCACTCTTCGCCGGTGGCGCGCGGATGTTCCATGTGGGAGAGCCAGGTGGCCAGCAGCGTCTCCAGTGACGCGGCCTCGGCCGGCGGAAGCAGATCCAGCAGGTGGCGTTCGTTGCGCATGTGGTCGGTGAACGCCCGGTCGATCAGTTCGCGTCCGGGCCCCGTGAGCGCGACGATCCGGCCGCGTTGGTCGTCGTCGGAACGGCGGCGGGTGACGAGCCCGGCCCGCTCCAGGCGGTCGATCCTCTTCGTCATCGCGCCGGTGGTGACCATGGTGTGGGCGGCGAGTTCGCCGGGAGCCCGTTCGTAGGGGTCACCGGCGCGGCGCAGTGCGCACAGGACGTCGAACTCGCCCTCGCTCAGGCCGTAGCGGTCGTAGACGAGGCACAGTTCCTCGCTGAGCCGGTCGGCCAGGCGGTGCAGTCGGCCGATCACTCCTTGCGGGCTCGTGTCGACGTCGGGGCGCTCGCGGCGCCACTCCGCCTGGATGCGGGCCACGCGGTCCAGGGATTCATCGTGCTCCATGACTCCATAATAACTTCCCGGGAAGCTATAGTAGCTTCCATGGAAGCTAATTTGCGCTGGGTGGCCCTGACCGCGGTCGCGCCGGTGGCCTGGGGCACCAACTACTTCGTGACCCACGAGTTCCTGCCGGCCGACCGGCCGCTCTACGGGGCCGCCCTGCGGGCACTGCCCGCAGGCCTTGTCCTGCTCGCCCTGTGCAGACAGCTGCCGCGCGGCGCGTGGTGGTGGCGGTCCGCGGTGCTCGGGCTGCTCAACATGAGCGTGTTCTTCGTCCTCGTCTACGCCGCTTCCCAGCTGCTTCCGACGAGCGTGGCCTCGACCGTGATGGCGGTGGCGCCGCTGACGATGATGCTCATCGCCTGGCCCCTGGTGTCCGAGCGGCCCCGTCCCGCCCATCTGTCCGGCGCCGCGATCGGACTCGGCGGGGTCTGCCTCATGCTGCTCTCCGGAGTGGGAACGGTGAGCGTCCTGGGAATCCTCGCCTCGGCCGCGGCGATGCTGGTGTCGTCCTTCGGGTACATCCTGGCCAAACGGTGGAACGCCGGTGCCGACGTGCTCGCCTCGACCGCCTGGCAGCTCACCGCCGGAGGCCTGTTCCTGCTTCCGGTCGCCGCGGCCGTGGAAGGCCGTCCGCCCGCGTTCTCCGGGCAGACGCTCCTCGCGTTCGGCTTCGTCAGCCTGATCGCCACCGCGCTGGCCTTCGTCGCCTGGTTCACCGGGCTGCGGCATCTACCCACGGGGACCGTCGGACTGATCGGACTGCTCAATCCCGTGACCGGCGTACTGCTCGGCACCGTGGTCGCGAAAGAGGTGCTGACCCTTCAGCAACTGGGCGGCCTGGTCCTGGTCCTGGCCGGCGTCGTCCTCGGCCGGCCCAGGCGCGCGGGCCGGCGCGACACAGGTCGGACAGTCCACCGCAGATATCCGGCGAGTGTCCGTAACGAGTGATCTTCGCGGGGGCCGGTGTGTGCGGACGCCGGGGCTGCGCCGCTATGGATGCTGCTGTACGGAGAACTCGTTGCCGTCGGGGTCGAGCAGCAGGACGCGGTCGCTTCGGTCCTCGCCGGTGGACGTACGCGTCGCGCCGAGCGAGACCAGGCGGTCCACCTCCACCTCCCGGTCGGCGCCGACGGGGAGTGCCAGCTCCAGATACAGCCTGTTCGTTCCTGTCTTCGGCGCCACCGGGGGACCGCCCCAGGTGATCTTCGTGCCGCCGTTCGGCGACTGGATCGCGGTCTCCTGGTCCTGGTCCCAGACCAGCGGCCACCCCAGCGCCTTGCTCCAGAAGTAGCCGACCTCCTGCGTACCGTCGCAGGCCAGTGCTCCGATGACTCCGGTGTCGGCGAGGAACTTGTTGCCCGCCTCGATGACGCAGAACTCGTTGCCGTCCGGATCGGCGAGCACCACATGTCCCTCTTCCGGGAGCTGGCCCACGTCGATGTGCTCGCCGCCGAGCTCCAGGGCCCTGGCGACCGTCTCCCGTTGATCCTCCGGGGAGGCGCTCGTCAGATCGAAGTGCGCCCGGTTCCGGCCGGTCCTCGGTTCCTGGCTCGGCAGGAAACGGATGCGGAACCCGGCCGTGTCCCGGGGCAGGATCGCGACGTCGTCGTTCGGGCCCTCGGCCCGTTCCCAGCCCAGGACACCGGACCAGAACCGCGCCAGGTCCGACGGCCGGGTGGCATTGAAGCAGATAGCGAACAGTCGACTGGTCATACCCGGTGCAGCTCCGATCCACTGACGGTCGCTTCGGCGTCGTGCCTTCCGCGCGCGTGCAGCCTAGGGAGGAATGTGCGGGAACCGCATCCGGGTTTTCGCCGTGAGGGAGGCCTGAACGCCTTCGCCAGGACGCACGCCCCCACCCGGTGCAACCCGGCCCCGCGCGCGGCCGATCCCCGACCTGCCCTGGTCGAAGCGAGCCGGCCGGAGCGGTGTGACACCATCCCCACCGTGGCCGATCGCAGGAAAGACGTGGACTGGTCCAGGTTGTTCCATGCCGAAGGGCCGGCCTCCGACACCCCGCGCCGTCTGGCGGCGCTCCTCGGCGACGACGCGGACGCCTTCGTCGACGGGTACACGCACCTGTGGTCGACGCTTCGTCGGGAGGGCAAGGCCTGGCCCGCGACGGCGCCCACCGCGTTGCTGGTCGCCGAGCTCCTGAACGATCCGCTGCTGGGGCCCGACGATCCCTCACTTCCGGACGCGATGCTCGTCTATCTGTACGCGGTCGGCGTCGCCGCCGACCTCGGCGAAGGGGCCGCGGAGGTCCGTTCCCGGGTCGAGGTCCACGCAGGGGAGCTGAGAGCCTGGACCGACGCCTATCTGTCGGCCGATGCCGGCGACCGGGTCCGCATGTGGCAGGACGGTACGGGGCTGGGCGAACTCGTCCTCGATCAGGCGGCGCTCGCCTGCTTCGACCTGGTGCCGGCTCTCCTGCCGCGCGTGCTGCCGCACCTCGCGTCGGAACGTGCCCGGCGCAGGACGTGTGCCGCCGCGGCCGTCGGGTCGCTCGCCCGGCATCCCTCGACGTCGGCGCAACGGCCAGTGCTGCTGGAACGGTTGACGTCGATGGCCCGGGCCGCCGAGTCGTCGTACGACCTGGCGACGACCCTGATCGCCATCGACCACCTCGGCGGCGACACCCGCCCCTGGCTCACCCACCCGCATGCGGGTGTACGGGGCTGCGCCGCCCTCGCTCCCGGCCTCACCGGCGACGACGTTGCGGAGCGGGTGCTGCGGGGACTGGCGGGTTCGCCGCGCGCGTTCGGCGAGTCCTTCGGTGACGTGGCTCCGCCGCTTCAGTTCCAGTTCAGGCCGTACCGGGACCTGCTGACGCCGGAGGGGTTCCTGCGGGTCGATGAAGTCGGGAGGCCCACGCCCGGCAGTGCCGCAACGTAGATCGGCCGTCGCTCAAGCCCGGAGGCCGAGAGGGTTCTCACGTGAGGTTTGATCACTGGTCGGCTGATGCGGTGAGGCGGTGCAGTGAGGCTCGGGCGGGTGGGCCCCAACTGGGCTTGCCTCCGGGGCGGCCGTGAACGCCGGCGTCCGCGATGCGGAGGCAGCTCAGAGCTCGCAGCACCGCCCAGCCGCGGGCTCGCCGAAGCGTCGCGGAGTCCGGGCTCGGCCGGTAGGCCTCGTGGAAGCGGTCGACGGCGCCGTCCGGCAGCAGGATCCACGCGGCGGCGAGATCGAAGGCCGGATCGCCGGCGAAGAGGTCGCCGAAGTCGATCACGCCGGAGAAGGTGCCGTTCGTGGTCAGGATGTTGGCAGGATGCAGGTCGCCGTGGAGCCAGAGCCGCGGGCCGGCCCAGTGGGGTGCGGCGGCCGCGTCCTCCCAGACCGCGCGAATCGCGGCCGGGTCGTGAATCAGCCCCAGATCGGTGGCCGAGGCGAGTGCCCTGGTGAAGGCTTCGGCGTTATCGGCCAGCAGGCCCCCGCGGTCTCGGCCCGTCGGTGCCCCGTCAGGGGCCGGTCGGTGAAGGGCGGTCAGGAAGGCGGCCAGCGTGTCGGCCGCGTCCGCGGGGCGTGTCGCGGGGGCGCGGTCGGCGGGCTCGCCCGGCACCCAGGTGGTGACGAGCCAGGGTCGAGGGAAGCGCTCGCAGGGCTCACCGAGGCGCTGCGGGACGGGAACCGGCAGCGGGAGGTGCGGGGCGAGAGGGGGCACCCAGGTGTGTTCTTTGCGCAGCAGCGCGTCCGCGGACCGGGTGGCCCAGGGCAAGCGGACGGCGAGGTCGGGGCCGAGCCGCCACACCTGATTGTCCCAGCCGAGCGCTCCGAGCCTCAGGGGGAGGCCCGCCAGGTCGGGGCACTGCTCGCGCAGCAGGTCCCGGATCAAGTCCTCCGTGATGTCCGACTCGGTGATGGTCATGTGGAACAACGGTAGTTGGGCCGTAGGCCGCGAGGGGTTCCGATCTGATTCCGTCGGACCGTGTCGGGGCCGACGGCGTCGACGGGACGGCATCTCGAACGTGACAGGCGGGCTCACTTCACGGCCGACGTACCTGACGGCTCACCGGGGCCAGTACTGGGCGAGGGCTCCTTCTCTGTACGGGGCGGGGCTGACGCTGAGTTCGCCGGCGAACGGGCGGTCCAGGACGAAGACCAGGAGCAGGCTGAAGCCGACGAGCCCGGCGACCGAGGCGACGAAGAGGATCTGGACCCTCAGTTTGCGCATGCCGTAGAGGAACGTGAGAGGGATGAGGACGAGTGCGCCGCCGAAGGCCAACACCTGCAGCAGTGGGGGGAGTTCCTGGCGTGCCATGGTGATGCGGGCGCGGCGCTGGGTGGCCACGTCGTCGAGATGGGTGACGGCCTCCTCGTAGAAGACCTGCTCGCTCTGGCTTTTCGGGTTGTACTCCTGGAGGGTCTGGAACGCGTCTCGGAGGTGGGATTCCGTGGCCCCGTAGCTGGGGTTTCCCGCACGCATCCGGGGCCACTGGTCCTCGACGACCGCGTGGACGTAGCCGCTCATCGAGGCGTCGAGACGTGCGCGTACCGGCTCCGGGAACGCGGCGGCGTCCCGGGTGATGAGCGCCGCGTCGGTGGCCTCGGAAGCGACGATGGTCTGGGTGTCCTCCAGTTGGGTCCAGAGGGTGACGATGACGAAGGCGAGGATGATGCCGTAGATCGCGCCGAACATACCGAGGGTCACCCCCACCATCTCGTTGTGTTCACCGCGGGCCACCGAGGGATACCGGCGGCGCAGCAGGACACTGCCGCCGACAGCGAGGAGGACGGTTCCTCCGACGATGACGACGGCCAGGGTCGACGTGCTGAAGTGGTTGAGCAGCCAGAGCGAGAGATGTGCGGAATCGAGGGGGGACACGACTGCCCAAACGCACGGTGTTCATGAGCCGCTACGGGTGGGGCCGGCAGTTCACACCACCGAGTGAGGGATACCGGTGGCCCGGCGGGGCGAGGGGCCGGCCGTCGGCCTTAAGCAGAGGGCAGTTGGTCGTACATCCGGAACGTGTAGGTCGCGTCGTAGGTCATGAGATTTCCGCTTGGTGCGGGCAGTCCCAGTCGCCGGTTGAGCGGTCCTGTCAGGGGCCCGCAGTGCTCGGCCGCGGGGGCGGTGAAGGTGTCGTCGTAGGCCGAGAACTCGATGACCGGTGGATCCTGTGACACCCACTTCGAGGGGCCCGACCGCTTCACCTGGAAATCGACCGGCGCGCTCGCTCCGATGGTGCATCCGTGCGGCAGCAGCGGGCTCGACAGCCGGAAGCGCAGGCTGAGCCGCCCGGTGTAGAAGTCGGATCGGCCACCGTACTCCGGCTTGATCGCCAGTCGAAGGTGCCATGTGCGCTCACCCGCCGCGGTGCCGGTGAGTCCGCCGGGAACGGTGGTGGGCGTGCTGTGCATCGCACCCCATACCTGCCCCAGGGTGCCGTCGGGCATCCGCCCCTCGGCGTGCGTCATGATGATCGGCGCGAGAGCCACATCGACCTTCCCTAACGTCAACAGGGGTGCCGCTGTGTGGACTTCACAGCGCCAGCGGGCCGGGTCGGCCCCGGCCGGAAGAGCGGGGCAGTCGCTGAAGTCGCTCGAGTACTGCGGGGTGGAACTCGGTTCCGCGTGCGCGAGGCTCGGCGTGTACGCCCCCACCAGCCCTGTCAGGGCGGCGGCTCCGGCGAGCGCGAGCGCGGCGCGGCGGGCGAGTGACGGGCGGCGGTCAACGGGA includes:
- a CDS encoding MarR family winged helix-turn-helix transcriptional regulator translates to MEHDESLDRVARIQAEWRRERPDVDTSPQGVIGRLHRLADRLSEELCLVYDRYGLSEGEFDVLCALRRAGDPYERAPGELAAHTMVTTGAMTKRIDRLERAGLVTRRRSDDDQRGRIVALTGPGRELIDRAFTDHMRNERHLLDLLPPAEAASLETLLATWLSHMEHPRATGEE
- a CDS encoding EamA family transporter, which encodes MEANLRWVALTAVAPVAWGTNYFVTHEFLPADRPLYGAALRALPAGLVLLALCRQLPRGAWWWRSAVLGLLNMSVFFVLVYAASQLLPTSVASTVMAVAPLTMMLIAWPLVSERPRPAHLSGAAIGLGGVCLMLLSGVGTVSVLGILASAAAMLVSSFGYILAKRWNAGADVLASTAWQLTAGGLFLLPVAAAVEGRPPAFSGQTLLAFGFVSLIATALAFVAWFTGLRHLPTGTVGLIGLLNPVTGVLLGTVVAKEVLTLQQLGGLVLVLAGVVLGRPRRAGRRDTGRTVHRRYPASVRNE
- a CDS encoding VOC family protein gives rise to the protein MTSRLFAICFNATRPSDLARFWSGVLGWERAEGPNDDVAILPRDTAGFRIRFLPSQEPRTGRNRAHFDLTSASPEDQRETVARALELGGEHIDVGQLPEEGHVVLADPDGNEFCVIEAGNKFLADTGVIGALACDGTQEVGYFWSKALGWPLVWDQDQETAIQSPNGGTKITWGGPPVAPKTGTNRLYLELALPVGADREVEVDRLVSLGATRTSTGEDRSDRVLLLDPDGNEFSVQQHP
- a CDS encoding aminoglycoside phosphotransferase family protein → MTITESDITEDLIRDLLREQCPDLAGLPLRLGALGWDNQVWRLGPDLAVRLPWATRSADALLRKEHTWVPPLAPHLPLPVPVPQRLGEPCERFPRPWLVTTWVPGEPADRAPATRPADAADTLAAFLTALHRPAPDGAPTGRDRGGLLADNAEAFTRALASATDLGLIHDPAAIRAVWEDAAAAPHWAGPRLWLHGDLHPANILTTNGTFSGVIDFGDLFAGDPAFDLAAAWILLPDGAVDRFHEAYRPSPDSATLRRARGWAVLRALSCLRIADAGVHGRPGGKPSWGPPARASLHRLTASADQ
- a CDS encoding bestrophin-like domain; the encoded protein is MSPLDSAHLSLWLLNHFSTSTLAVVIVGGTVLLAVGGSVLLRRRYPSVARGEHNEMVGVTLGMFGAIYGIILAFVIVTLWTQLEDTQTIVASEATDAALITRDAAAFPEPVRARLDASMSGYVHAVVEDQWPRMRAGNPSYGATESHLRDAFQTLQEYNPKSQSEQVFYEEAVTHLDDVATQRRARITMARQELPPLLQVLAFGGALVLIPLTFLYGMRKLRVQILFVASVAGLVGFSLLLVFVLDRPFAGELSVSPAPYREGALAQYWPR